Proteins found in one Oryza glaberrima chromosome 4, OglaRS2, whole genome shotgun sequence genomic segment:
- the LOC127770029 gene encoding LOW QUALITY PROTEIN: uncharacterized protein LOC127770029 (The sequence of the model RefSeq protein was modified relative to this genomic sequence to represent the inferred CDS: deleted 3 bases in 2 codons) — translation MARERAAEQLAYDDAISRLINKFAGHDKDAIQGKNTSNVQVFDDIHEGDAIRMAELEEFEKQVLALNAAAWNDAASSCGEEPAVADNFLNGEVQREEEEEEAGAAERRSWTLERWELELKASRRRVVEANERARGVQRERERVRRQVAALLQQRMLKRQQMSALSWERALAHKRFVLQQRQWRQQMVEQQQQQQRAPVQQQRMPVVQQAAPRKQRDFTVTVSRAYALQHQRGSTPEERRASVRERVRLELQKVVAFLQRRELEQRYERAAALLRQRAQLEQAALQEQLKLEMQQMRRRQEQRQRARELAIMPQPQGHRGRGGGTARHPDAAIAQGGSGVGHNHPRVEEQLPAQQQQHRRQRMGSVRPTFVAPRGVGTSSGQAYRAPPARQIVVQPQPPPQQPELAGQAFRAPAPQTPQRPESAGQDVPEPQPEEEEGEAVGGEAVVMAPQPSSSREQ, via the exons atggcgagggAACGCGCGGCGGAGCAGCTCGCGTACGACGACGCCATCAGCAG GCTGATCAACAAGTTCGCGGGGCACGACAAGGACGCGATCCAGGGGAAGAACACGTCGAACGTGCAGGTGTTCGATGACATCCACGAAGGCGACGCGATCCGCATGGCCGAGCTCGAGGAGTTCGAGAAGCAGGTGCTGGCATTGAACGCCGCCGCCTGGAacgacgccgcctcctcctgcggCGAGGAGCCGGCCGTTGCGGATAACTTCCTGAACGGCGAGGtgcagcgggaggaggaggaggaggaggcg ggagcggcggagcggcggagcTGGACGCTTGAGCGGTGGGAGCTGGAGCTGAAGGCGAGCCGCCGGCGTGTGGTGGAGGCGAACGAGCGCGCGCGGGGGGTCCAGCGCGAGCGCGAGAGGGTgcggcggcaggtggcggcgctgctgcagCAACGGATGCTGAAGCGTCAGCAGATGTCCGCGCTGTCGTGGGAACGCGCGCTGGCGCACAAGCGATTCGTGCTCCAGCAGCGTCAATGGCGACAGCAGAtggtggagcagcagcagcagcagcaacgcgcGCCGGTGCAGCAGCAGCGCATGCCGGTGGTGCAGCAGGCGGCGCCGCGGAAGCAACGAGACTTCACGGTGACGGTGAGTCGGGCGTATGCACTTCAGCACCAACGGGGAAGCACGccggaggagcggcgcgcgtcGGTGCGGGAGCGAGTCAGGCTAGAGCTGCAGAAGGTGGTTGCATTTCTGCAGCGACGCGAGCTGGAGCAGAGGTATGAGCGGGCGGCGGCACTGCTGAGGCAACGCGCGCAGCTGGAGCAGGCAGCGTTACAGGAGCAGCTCAAGCTGGAGATGCAgcagatgcggcggcggcaagagcaGCGCCAGCGCGCGCGTGAGCTGGCGATCATGCCGCAGCCGCAGGGGcatcgcggccgcggcggcggcacggcacggcacccGGACGCCGCGATCGCCCAGGGGGGATCCGGAGTCGGACACAACCACCCCCGCGTGGAGGAGCAGCTGcccgcgcagcagcagcagcatcggcgGCAGCGCATG GGATCAGTGCGACCGACGTTCGTGGCGCCGCGCGGCGTGGGCACGTCGAGCGGGCAGGCGTACCGGGCACCGCCCGCGAGGCAGATCGTTGttcagccgcagccgccgccgcagcagccggaGCTGGCAGGGCAGGCGTtccgggcgccggcgccgcagacACCGCAGCGACCGGAGTCGGCGGGGCAGGACGTGCCGGAGCcgcagccggaggaggaggaaggggaggcggTGGGTGGCGAGGCCGTCGTGATGGCGCCACAGCCTTCGTCGTCGAGGGAGCAGTAG